In Electrophorus electricus isolate fEleEle1 chromosome 14, fEleEle1.pri, whole genome shotgun sequence, a single window of DNA contains:
- the LOC113584743 gene encoding poly [ADP-ribose] polymerase tankyrase-2-like isoform X1 gives MSVRRFTVVPGMAGGTVPPVQDPPGADEPSRELFEACRNGDLERVKKLLNAENVNSRDTAGRKSSPLHFAAGFGRGDVVSHLLQRGANVHERDDGGLVCLHNACSFGHAEVVRLLLLHGADANSRDNWNYTPLHEAAIKGKIDVCVALLQHGAEPSIRNTDGRTALDLAEATTRAVLTGEYRKDELLESARIGNDEKLMNLLTPINVNSHASDGRKSTPLHLAAGYNRVKTVQLLLQHGADVHAKDKGDLVPLHNACSYGHYEVTELLLKHGACVNATDMWQFTPLHEAASKNRVEVCSLLLSHGADPTLPNCHNKSAIDLAPTLLLKERLAYEFRGHALLQAAHEADPVRVKKHLSLETIHFQNPKTHETALHCVSACPYPKRKQVCEILLKKGANVNKKTKDLLTPLHIAAERSHNDVIEVLVKHEAKVNAVDSQGQTPLHRAAQRGHLQSCRLLRRAGGDPLIAVLQGLLPTQLASESLQDILQEGVLMGNLETDRQLLEASKSGDLETVKKLCTLQNVNCSDVEGRRSTPLHFAAGYNRVAVVEYLLEHGADVHAKDKGGLVPLHNACSYGHYEVAELLVIHGAVINVADLWKFTPLHEAAAKGKYEICKLLLQHGADPTKKNRDGNTPLDLVKQGDTDVQDLLRGDAALLDAAKKGCLARIKKLCSPRNVNCRDTQGRHSTPLHLAAGYNNLEVAEYLLQHGAEVNSQDKGGLIPLHNAASYGARKWNARASRVSHWQHVDVAALLIKYNACINANDKWAFTPLHEAAQKGRTQLCALLLAHGADPTIHNQEGQSPLDLVTADDVRALLTAAMPPSALPACYKPQLISISSSSGVVSSALSSSSTTRSSTSSLDMHTGVFPELLGPSGAEGAIEVEKTEEGMGVDLSITQFLHKLGLKHLLEIFDREQITLDVLVEMGHKELKEIGINAYGHRHKIIKGVERLISGPQSLNPYLTLNTTNSGTIFIDLASDDKEFQSVEEEMQSTIREHRDGGHAGGIFNRYNILKIQKVCNKKLWERYTHRRKEVSEENHNHPNERMLFHGSPFVNAIIHKGFDERHAYIGGMFGAGIYFAENSSKSNQYVYGIGGGTGCPLHKDRSCYMCQRHLLFCRVTLGKSFLQFSAMKMAHSPPGHHSVSGRPSVNGLALAEYVIYRGEQAYPEYLITYQIIRPAGNSD, from the exons ATGTCTGTACGTCGGTTCACGGTGGTACCGGGCATGGCTGGCGGAACCGTGCCGCCTGTACAGGACCCGCCCGGGGCTGACGAGCCGAGCAGGGAGCTGTTCGAGGCCTGTCGGAACGGAGACCTGGAGCGGGTGAAGAAGCTACTCAACGCGGAAAATGTCAACAGCAGAGACACTGCGGGTAGAAAATCGTCTCCTCTTCATTTTGCCGCTG GGTTTGGCCGTGGAGACGTGGTGTCTCACCTGCTGCAGCGCGGGGCTAACGTGCACGAGCGGGACGACGGCGGCCTAGTGTGTCTTCACAACGCCTGCTCGTTTGGCCACGCTGAAGTCGTACGCCTGCTTCTTCTCCACGGGGCAGATGCCAACTCTCGGGACAACTGGAACTACACCCCTCTTCACGAGGCCGCTATCAAGGGCAAAATCGATGTCTGCGTCG CATTGCTGCAGCATGGTGCTGAGCCAAGCATCCGCAACACCGACGGCAGGACGGCGCTGGACCTGGCCGAAGCCACGACTAGGGCAGTGCTGACCG GGGAGTACAGAAAAGATGAACTTCTCGAGAGTGCAAG GATCGGAAATGATGAGAAACTGATGAACCTCCTCACTCCCATAAACGTGAACTCCCACGCCAGTGATGGAAGGAAG TCGACCCCTCTGCATCTGGCTGCAGGCTACAATCGGGTGAAGACAGTGCAGCTGTTGTTACAGCACGGAGCTGACGTCCATGCTAAAGACAAAGG tgACCTTGTGCCTCTCCATAATGCCTGCTCATATGGCCATTATGAAGTGACTGAATTGCTTCTAAAG CATGGAGCCTGTGTAAACGCGACGGACATGTGGCAGTTCACCCCACTGCACGAAGCTGCATCTAAGAACCGTGTGGAGGTCTGCTCCCTCTTGCTGAGCCACGGGGCTGACCCCACCCTCCCGAACTGCCACAACAAGAGCGCCATAGACTTGGCCCCCACTCTCCTACTGAAAGAGCGCCTGGCCT ATGAGTTTCGAGGACACGCTTTGCTGCAGGCAGCCCATGAGGCAGACCCTGTCCGTGTTAAAAAGCACCTCTCTCTGGAGACCATCCACTTTCAAAACCCCAAGACCCATGAGACAGCCCTG CACTGTGTCTCTGCATGCCCCTATCCCAAGAGGAAGCAAGTGTGTGAGATTTTGCTGAAGAAAGGAGCCAACGTGAACAAGAAGACAAAAGA CCTCCTGACACCCCTGCACATAGCTGCTGAGAGGTCCCACAACGATGTCATCGAGGTGCTTGTGAAGCATGAGGCCAAA GTGAATGCCGTGGACAGCCAGGGACAGACACCGCTGCACCGCGCTGCCCAGCGGGGTCACCTGCAGAGCTGCAGGCTGCTCAGGCGTGCTGGCGGTGACCCACTCATTGCCGTGCTGCAGGGCTTATTGCCCACACAGCTCGCCAGTGAGAGCCTGCAGGACATCCTGCAGG AAGGAGTGCTAATGGGAAACttggagacagacaggcagctcCTAGAGGCATCCAAGTCAGGAGATCTGGAGACTGTAAAG aagCTCTGTACGCTCCAGAATGTAAACTGCAGTGATGTGGAGGGCCGGCGGTCCACACCGCTCCACTTTGCAGCGGGCTACAACCGTGTGGCTGTGGTGGAGTACCTACTCGAGCACGGGGCGGATGTGCATGCTAAAGACAAAGG AGGCTTGGTTCCACTGCATAACGCCTGCTCTTACGGCCACTACGAAGTAGCTGAGCTTCTGGTTATCCATGGTGCAGTGATCAACGTTGCTGACCTGTGGAAGTTCACCCCACTGCATGAGGCAGCTGCCAAGGGCAAGTACGAGATTTGCAAGCTGCTGCTTCAG CATGGCGCAGACCCCACCAAAAAGAACCGCGATGGCAATACTCCGCTCGATCTGGTTAAGCAAGGGGACACGGACGTCCAGGACCTGCTAAGGGGTGATGCTGCGCTGCTGGACGCTGCCAAGAAGGGCTGCCTTGCCCGCATCAAAAAGCTCTGCAGCCCACGCAATGTGAATTGCAGGGACACGCAGGGGCGTCATTCCACGCCGCTGCACCTGGCAG CAGGCTATAATAACCTGGAGGTGGCTGAGTACTTACTGCAGCATGGAGCTGAGGTGAATTCGCAGGACAAAGGGGGGCTCATTCCTCTACACAATGCTGCCTCATATGGG GCCAGGAAATGGAATGCGAGAGCAAGCCGTGTGTCTCATTGGCAGCATGTGGATGTGGCCGCGTTGCTCATCAAGTACAACGCGTGCATCAACGCCAACGACAAGTGGGCATTCACCCCGCTGCACGAGGCTGCGCAGAAGGGGAGGACGCAGTtgtgtgctctgctgctggCGCACGGCGCCGACCCCACGATCCACAATCAGGAAGGCCAGTCACCGCTGGACCTCGTCACG GCTGATGATGTCCGTGCCTTGCTGACCGCAGCCATGCCCCCATCTGCGCTACCAGCGTGTTACAAACCGCAGCTCATCAGCATCTCATCCTCCAGTGGTGTAGTGTCTTCTGccctctcctccagctccacaaCCCGCTCATCCACTTCCAGCTTAGATATGCATACTGGGGTCTTCCCTGAGCTCCTTGGGCCTTCAGGGGCTGAGGGTGCCATAGAGGTGGAGAAGACTGAAGAGG GAATGGGTGTAGACCTAAGTATTACTCAGTTCCTTCATAAACTTGGTCTGAAACATCTTCTGGAGATCTTTGACAGGGAACAG ATAACTCTGGACGTGCTTGTGGAAATGGGGCACAAAGAACTGAAGGAGATTGGCATCAATGCCTATGGCCACAGGCACAAGATAATCAAAGGGGTAGAAAGACTCATTAGTGGACCTCAGA GTTTGAATCCATACTTGACTCTGAACACAACCAACAGTGGAACTATATTCATTGATTTGGCCTCAGATGACAAGGAATTTCAGTCTGTTGAAGAGGAG ATGCAAAGTACAATAAGAGAACATAGAGATGGTGGCCATGCAGGGGGAATTTTCAACAGATATAACATCTTGAAG ATCCAGAAGGTATGTAATAAGAAGCTATGGGAGAGATACACCCACCGCAGGAAGGAGGTGTCTGAGGAGAACCACAACCACCCCAATGAGCGCATGCTCTTCCATG GTTCACCGTTCGTGAACGCCATCATCCACAAAGGCTTTGACGAGAGGCATGCCTATATTGGAGGAATGTTTGGGGCTGGAATCTACTTTGCTGAGAACTCCTCCAAGAGCAACCAGTATGTGTATGGCATAGGAGGAGGCACTGGGTGCCCTCTTCACAAGGACAGGTCATGCTACATGTGCCAGAG GCACCTGCTGTTCTGCCGTGTGACTCTGGGAAAGTCCTTCCTGCAGTTCAGCGCCATGAAGATGGCCCACTCCCCACCGGGCCACCACTCAGTGTCCGGGAGGCCCAGTGTAAACGGCCTTGCTCTGGCCGAGTACGTCATTTACAGAGGAGAGCAG GCTTATCCAGAGTACTTGATCACCTACCAGATTATCAGGCCAGCTGGGAATTCTGATTAA
- the LOC113584743 gene encoding poly [ADP-ribose] polymerase tankyrase-2-like isoform X5 yields the protein MSVRRFTVVPGMAGGTVPPVQDPPGADEPSRELFEACRNGDLERVKKLLNAENVNSRDTAGRKSSPLHFAAGFGRGDVVSHLLQRGANVHERDDGGLVCLHNACSFGHAEVVRLLLLHGADANSRDNWNYTPLHEAAIKGKIDVCVALLQHGAEPSIRNTDGRTALDLAEATTRAVLTGEYRKDELLESARIGNDEKLMNLLTPINVNSHASDGRKSTPLHLAAGYNRVKTVQLLLQHGADVHAKDKGDLVPLHNACSYGHYEVTELLLKHGACVNATDMWQFTPLHEAASKNRVEVCSLLLSHGADPTLPNCHNKSAIDLAPTLLLKERLAYEFRGHALLQAAHEADPVRVKKHLSLETIHFQNPKTHETALHCVSACPYPKRKQVCEILLKKGANVNKKTKDLLTPLHIAAERSHNDVIEVLVKHEAKVNAVDSQGQTPLHRAAQRGHLQSCRLLRRAGGDPLIAVLQGLLPTQLASESLQDILQEGVLMGNLETDRQLLEASKSGDLETVKKLCTLQNVNCSDVEGRRSTPLHFAAGYNRVAVVEYLLEHGADVHAKDKGGLVPLHNACSYGHYEVAELLVIHGAVINVADLWKFTPLHEAAAKGKYEICKLLLQHGADPTKKNRDGNTPLDLVKQGDTDVQDLLRGDAALLDAAKKGCLARIKKLCSPRNVNCRDTQGRHSTPLHLAAGYNNLEVAEYLLQHGAEVNSQDKGGLIPLHNAASYGADDVRALLTAAMPPSALPACYKPQLISISSSSGVVSSALSSSSTTRSSTSSLDMHTGVFPELLGPSGAEGAIEVEKTEEGMGVDLSITQFLHKLGLKHLLEIFDREQITLDVLVEMGHKELKEIGINAYGHRHKIIKGVERLISGPQSLNPYLTLNTTNSGTIFIDLASDDKEFQSVEEEMQSTIREHRDGGHAGGIFNRYNILKIQKVCNKKLWERYTHRRKEVSEENHNHPNERMLFHGSPFVNAIIHKGFDERHAYIGGMFGAGIYFAENSSKSNQYVYGIGGGTGCPLHKDRSCYMCQRHLLFCRVTLGKSFLQFSAMKMAHSPPGHHSVSGRPSVNGLALAEYVIYRGEQAYPEYLITYQIIRPAGNSD from the exons ATGTCTGTACGTCGGTTCACGGTGGTACCGGGCATGGCTGGCGGAACCGTGCCGCCTGTACAGGACCCGCCCGGGGCTGACGAGCCGAGCAGGGAGCTGTTCGAGGCCTGTCGGAACGGAGACCTGGAGCGGGTGAAGAAGCTACTCAACGCGGAAAATGTCAACAGCAGAGACACTGCGGGTAGAAAATCGTCTCCTCTTCATTTTGCCGCTG GGTTTGGCCGTGGAGACGTGGTGTCTCACCTGCTGCAGCGCGGGGCTAACGTGCACGAGCGGGACGACGGCGGCCTAGTGTGTCTTCACAACGCCTGCTCGTTTGGCCACGCTGAAGTCGTACGCCTGCTTCTTCTCCACGGGGCAGATGCCAACTCTCGGGACAACTGGAACTACACCCCTCTTCACGAGGCCGCTATCAAGGGCAAAATCGATGTCTGCGTCG CATTGCTGCAGCATGGTGCTGAGCCAAGCATCCGCAACACCGACGGCAGGACGGCGCTGGACCTGGCCGAAGCCACGACTAGGGCAGTGCTGACCG GGGAGTACAGAAAAGATGAACTTCTCGAGAGTGCAAG GATCGGAAATGATGAGAAACTGATGAACCTCCTCACTCCCATAAACGTGAACTCCCACGCCAGTGATGGAAGGAAG TCGACCCCTCTGCATCTGGCTGCAGGCTACAATCGGGTGAAGACAGTGCAGCTGTTGTTACAGCACGGAGCTGACGTCCATGCTAAAGACAAAGG tgACCTTGTGCCTCTCCATAATGCCTGCTCATATGGCCATTATGAAGTGACTGAATTGCTTCTAAAG CATGGAGCCTGTGTAAACGCGACGGACATGTGGCAGTTCACCCCACTGCACGAAGCTGCATCTAAGAACCGTGTGGAGGTCTGCTCCCTCTTGCTGAGCCACGGGGCTGACCCCACCCTCCCGAACTGCCACAACAAGAGCGCCATAGACTTGGCCCCCACTCTCCTACTGAAAGAGCGCCTGGCCT ATGAGTTTCGAGGACACGCTTTGCTGCAGGCAGCCCATGAGGCAGACCCTGTCCGTGTTAAAAAGCACCTCTCTCTGGAGACCATCCACTTTCAAAACCCCAAGACCCATGAGACAGCCCTG CACTGTGTCTCTGCATGCCCCTATCCCAAGAGGAAGCAAGTGTGTGAGATTTTGCTGAAGAAAGGAGCCAACGTGAACAAGAAGACAAAAGA CCTCCTGACACCCCTGCACATAGCTGCTGAGAGGTCCCACAACGATGTCATCGAGGTGCTTGTGAAGCATGAGGCCAAA GTGAATGCCGTGGACAGCCAGGGACAGACACCGCTGCACCGCGCTGCCCAGCGGGGTCACCTGCAGAGCTGCAGGCTGCTCAGGCGTGCTGGCGGTGACCCACTCATTGCCGTGCTGCAGGGCTTATTGCCCACACAGCTCGCCAGTGAGAGCCTGCAGGACATCCTGCAGG AAGGAGTGCTAATGGGAAACttggagacagacaggcagctcCTAGAGGCATCCAAGTCAGGAGATCTGGAGACTGTAAAG aagCTCTGTACGCTCCAGAATGTAAACTGCAGTGATGTGGAGGGCCGGCGGTCCACACCGCTCCACTTTGCAGCGGGCTACAACCGTGTGGCTGTGGTGGAGTACCTACTCGAGCACGGGGCGGATGTGCATGCTAAAGACAAAGG AGGCTTGGTTCCACTGCATAACGCCTGCTCTTACGGCCACTACGAAGTAGCTGAGCTTCTGGTTATCCATGGTGCAGTGATCAACGTTGCTGACCTGTGGAAGTTCACCCCACTGCATGAGGCAGCTGCCAAGGGCAAGTACGAGATTTGCAAGCTGCTGCTTCAG CATGGCGCAGACCCCACCAAAAAGAACCGCGATGGCAATACTCCGCTCGATCTGGTTAAGCAAGGGGACACGGACGTCCAGGACCTGCTAAGGGGTGATGCTGCGCTGCTGGACGCTGCCAAGAAGGGCTGCCTTGCCCGCATCAAAAAGCTCTGCAGCCCACGCAATGTGAATTGCAGGGACACGCAGGGGCGTCATTCCACGCCGCTGCACCTGGCAG CAGGCTATAATAACCTGGAGGTGGCTGAGTACTTACTGCAGCATGGAGCTGAGGTGAATTCGCAGGACAAAGGGGGGCTCATTCCTCTACACAATGCTGCCTCATATGGG GCTGATGATGTCCGTGCCTTGCTGACCGCAGCCATGCCCCCATCTGCGCTACCAGCGTGTTACAAACCGCAGCTCATCAGCATCTCATCCTCCAGTGGTGTAGTGTCTTCTGccctctcctccagctccacaaCCCGCTCATCCACTTCCAGCTTAGATATGCATACTGGGGTCTTCCCTGAGCTCCTTGGGCCTTCAGGGGCTGAGGGTGCCATAGAGGTGGAGAAGACTGAAGAGG GAATGGGTGTAGACCTAAGTATTACTCAGTTCCTTCATAAACTTGGTCTGAAACATCTTCTGGAGATCTTTGACAGGGAACAG ATAACTCTGGACGTGCTTGTGGAAATGGGGCACAAAGAACTGAAGGAGATTGGCATCAATGCCTATGGCCACAGGCACAAGATAATCAAAGGGGTAGAAAGACTCATTAGTGGACCTCAGA GTTTGAATCCATACTTGACTCTGAACACAACCAACAGTGGAACTATATTCATTGATTTGGCCTCAGATGACAAGGAATTTCAGTCTGTTGAAGAGGAG ATGCAAAGTACAATAAGAGAACATAGAGATGGTGGCCATGCAGGGGGAATTTTCAACAGATATAACATCTTGAAG ATCCAGAAGGTATGTAATAAGAAGCTATGGGAGAGATACACCCACCGCAGGAAGGAGGTGTCTGAGGAGAACCACAACCACCCCAATGAGCGCATGCTCTTCCATG GTTCACCGTTCGTGAACGCCATCATCCACAAAGGCTTTGACGAGAGGCATGCCTATATTGGAGGAATGTTTGGGGCTGGAATCTACTTTGCTGAGAACTCCTCCAAGAGCAACCAGTATGTGTATGGCATAGGAGGAGGCACTGGGTGCCCTCTTCACAAGGACAGGTCATGCTACATGTGCCAGAG GCACCTGCTGTTCTGCCGTGTGACTCTGGGAAAGTCCTTCCTGCAGTTCAGCGCCATGAAGATGGCCCACTCCCCACCGGGCCACCACTCAGTGTCCGGGAGGCCCAGTGTAAACGGCCTTGCTCTGGCCGAGTACGTCATTTACAGAGGAGAGCAG GCTTATCCAGAGTACTTGATCACCTACCAGATTATCAGGCCAGCTGGGAATTCTGATTAA